In a single window of the Leptospira sanjuanensis genome:
- a CDS encoding tetratricopeptide repeat protein: protein MELENFTPSDFLEAAKYFYKTGDSDRAEYLFKLSLENEENHEAYFFLGLMENQKGNPEKGLLQFYKSVEVNPNYGNPCNEIGIILLRAGKETEAVYWLKKSLRCELNDAPHISLYNLATLYKIWNRPERSLQYLHRAILIKPDFEEARKLKEELGSAI from the coding sequence ATGGAATTGGAAAACTTTACTCCTTCGGATTTTCTAGAAGCGGCAAAATACTTTTACAAAACGGGCGACTCTGACAGAGCCGAATATCTATTCAAACTTTCGCTGGAAAACGAAGAAAACCACGAGGCCTATTTCTTTTTAGGGCTTATGGAGAATCAGAAAGGAAACCCGGAAAAAGGACTGCTGCAGTTCTACAAATCCGTGGAAGTGAATCCGAACTACGGAAACCCCTGCAACGAAATAGGAATCATTCTTTTAAGAGCCGGAAAGGAAACCGAAGCAGTGTATTGGCTGAAAAAATCCTTACGTTGCGAGCTCAACGACGCGCCGCATATTTCCCTCTACAATCTTGCCACATTGTATAAGATTTGGAATCGTCCGGAAAGATCGCTTCAATATCTGCACCGCGCGATTTTGATCAAGCCCGACTTCGAGGAAGCCAGAAAACTCAAAGAGGAATTAGGTTCGGCGATTTAG
- a CDS encoding cyclic nucleotide-binding domain-containing protein — MAFDPSVPQQQAQAPAGTLLFPEGSPANTLNVLHSGTVRYLTEVPGGRKLELFKLSGANLTPGSMALFTSGRYPFHLQAEDACVISTYAMNRDTIGKSVGSRVSLGLMVARTLLREITELFKKSNQIRKITSEIEKVNDNLSILYYQFNPNVFPDIKPGAPIPEVSADVVDPVMRLCRENLKLFFDNGGLLPDRPSPQFLEEEHESQLTRLYPEEIDFQDGEFNFIRKLVMQDPKILNALFTADPTMLAYVCSKLANVLEQISGILKSCLSDLDEAFRLFFVGEQSLVEKFYLILDITSSGYGTAPAEFVVPVLGAVAGKIEKYKNGHQALFGVPVTGLSPNAQAFQSKAGALAKKLEETTPKTQAPVASAVTAGVDVNAIRKELDNSASVIIQFSGLEAEKVKEFSALMVKVKSLKNPLDPEGDNRKIRRTLGRHYWDMYQECFTKYMNSNRNVPKPVDLMLKYGYFDETMVDDSQIAFMYTHKDPMTPASDIPVWLGTEWLERIYKREIPTSLDEMGQNFFEKVKMENRTINIKKESDIPPELDNPDTRLKFEFASLYEANVRLTSGSPATHFPILTKFHSQMAIDKSYVSKKILEDVVHELLAVDYSIFHREVIYNNNELGITKEFIQKSVIPDFILVPSIGTKVMMWQDLSIHRGAGSKESPGRIVLPIFAQGDLKTMVADALAAFRWELTKSILGAEWNNVGNPSITADYTDYIQFFKKNKDLSIEIKEKLASDFKRFRNDRDIFANDYQLWMKYESDGVQRLNKVVRGIFYRHIPFSKAIRDKVAKTPAFSEIHNRFINIRNRKYTELENRYKKYMNALGSLPDPLRDNLEFFKV; from the coding sequence ATGGCATTTGATCCCTCAGTTCCACAACAACAAGCCCAAGCTCCCGCAGGAACCTTACTGTTTCCCGAAGGTTCTCCCGCAAATACTCTCAACGTGCTTCACAGTGGAACGGTTCGTTATCTGACCGAAGTTCCCGGGGGAAGAAAACTCGAACTTTTTAAACTGAGCGGAGCCAATTTAACTCCTGGATCGATGGCTCTTTTTACGAGCGGTCGATACCCGTTTCATCTTCAAGCCGAAGATGCCTGCGTCATTTCCACATACGCGATGAACCGCGACACGATCGGCAAGAGCGTTGGTTCCCGAGTCTCGTTGGGGCTCATGGTCGCGCGGACTCTTCTTCGCGAAATCACGGAACTTTTCAAAAAATCCAATCAGATCCGCAAGATCACTTCCGAAATCGAAAAGGTGAACGATAACCTTTCGATTCTTTATTATCAATTCAATCCGAACGTGTTTCCGGACATCAAACCGGGCGCTCCGATCCCCGAAGTTTCCGCGGATGTCGTGGATCCGGTAATGCGTCTTTGTCGGGAGAATTTGAAATTATTTTTTGACAACGGCGGTCTTTTACCGGACAGACCGAGTCCTCAGTTTTTGGAAGAAGAACACGAATCCCAACTCACGAGATTGTATCCCGAAGAGATCGATTTCCAAGACGGAGAATTCAACTTCATCCGAAAGCTCGTCATGCAAGACCCGAAAATTTTGAACGCTCTTTTTACGGCGGACCCAACGATGCTCGCCTATGTTTGTTCGAAACTTGCAAACGTATTGGAGCAGATTTCCGGGATTCTCAAATCATGTCTTTCCGATTTGGACGAGGCGTTTCGCCTGTTCTTTGTAGGCGAACAAAGTCTCGTTGAGAAATTTTATCTGATTCTCGACATTACTTCTTCCGGTTACGGAACCGCTCCGGCGGAATTCGTAGTACCCGTGTTAGGCGCCGTTGCAGGCAAGATCGAAAAATATAAGAACGGTCATCAAGCCCTATTCGGAGTTCCTGTTACAGGTCTTTCTCCGAATGCACAAGCGTTTCAATCCAAAGCGGGAGCGCTTGCAAAAAAGCTGGAGGAAACGACTCCGAAAACCCAAGCACCGGTCGCCTCCGCAGTTACGGCGGGCGTGGACGTGAATGCGATCCGCAAGGAACTCGACAACTCCGCTTCGGTCATCATTCAATTCTCCGGTCTGGAAGCGGAAAAGGTAAAGGAATTCTCCGCCTTGATGGTCAAGGTCAAGAGCTTAAAGAATCCGCTGGATCCCGAAGGGGACAACAGAAAGATTCGAAGAACACTCGGAAGACATTACTGGGATATGTATCAGGAATGTTTTACGAAGTACATGAATTCGAACCGAAACGTTCCGAAGCCGGTCGACCTGATGTTGAAATACGGATATTTCGACGAGACGATGGTGGACGATTCTCAAATCGCCTTTATGTACACGCATAAGGATCCGATGACTCCCGCTTCGGATATTCCGGTTTGGCTGGGAACGGAATGGCTGGAAAGAATTTATAAACGGGAGATCCCGACTTCTCTCGACGAGATGGGGCAGAATTTTTTCGAAAAGGTGAAGATGGAAAACAGAACCATCAACATCAAAAAAGAATCGGATATACCGCCGGAACTCGACAACCCGGACACAAGACTCAAATTCGAATTCGCCTCCCTTTACGAGGCCAACGTTAGACTCACTTCGGGTAGTCCCGCGACTCACTTCCCTATTTTAACCAAGTTTCACAGTCAAATGGCGATTGATAAATCGTACGTTTCCAAGAAGATTCTCGAAGACGTAGTTCACGAACTTCTGGCAGTTGACTATTCCATTTTCCACCGAGAAGTAATCTACAATAACAATGAGTTGGGAATTACGAAAGAATTCATTCAGAAATCGGTGATTCCTGATTTTATTCTCGTTCCCTCCATCGGAACCAAAGTGATGATGTGGCAGGATCTTTCGATTCACAGAGGAGCCGGTTCCAAAGAAAGTCCCGGAAGAATCGTTCTTCCGATCTTCGCGCAAGGCGATTTGAAAACGATGGTGGCGGATGCGCTCGCCGCGTTCCGCTGGGAGCTTACGAAGTCGATTCTCGGAGCGGAATGGAACAACGTCGGAAATCCTTCGATTACCGCGGATTACACGGACTACATTCAGTTTTTTAAAAAGAACAAGGATCTTTCGATCGAGATTAAGGAAAAGCTCGCATCCGACTTCAAACGTTTTAGAAACGACCGCGATATTTTTGCGAACGACTATCAGCTCTGGATGAAATACGAATCCGACGGGGTTCAACGTCTCAATAAGGTCGTTCGAGGAATTTTTTACAGACATATCCCGTTCAGTAAAGCGATTCGGGACAAGGTCGCTAAAACTCCTGCGTTCTCGGAGATTCACAACCGCTTCATCAATATTAGAAATCGTAAATATACGGAATTGGAAAACCGATACAAGAAGTATATGAACGCATTGGGAAGTCTGCCCGATCCGCTACGGGATAATTTAGAATTCTTCAAAGTTTAA